Proteins from a single region of Streptomyces spectabilis:
- a CDS encoding MMPL family transporter has protein sequence MATFLYKLGRLAFRRRHFVTLIWVALLTLAGVGAASAPTAASSSFSIPGTEAQRAFDLLEQRAPEASADGASARVVFKAPDGEKVTDPANKAAISKTVTALKSGSDQVARADDPFAAKAVSKDGTTAYASVTYKVTSMELTDDSRDALEKTTDKARTGGMTVEVGGDALQAMPHTGATEIIGIAIAAVVLVITFGSLVAAGLPLLTALIGVGIGVSSITALASALDLGTTTSTLAMMIGLAVGIDYALFIVSRYRAELAEGRDREDAAGRAVGTAGSAVVFAGLTVVIALVGLAVVNIPMLTKMGVAAAGTVAIAVLIALTMIPALLGYAGRKVKPMGEKGKRFARREAKAAAPAKENLGTRWARFVVRRPVAVLLLGVLGLGAAALPVTSLELGLPDDGSQPTSTTQRKAYDLIADGFGPGYNGPLMTVTDLKGVKDPKAEAAAVAKKVGGLDDVLTVSPPVLNKAGDTAIISVVPSSKPSGTETEDLVHAIRDEAETVKADSGADVMVTGSTAMNIDVSQKLNDALLPYLALVVGLAFLLLIVVFRSILVPLKAALGFLLSVLAALGAVVAVFQWGWLGSLFGVEQTGPIMSMMPIFMVGVVFGLAMDYEVFLVTRMREAYVHGESPTEAIVTGFKHGARVVSAAAVIMIAVFAGFIGSSEQMIKMIGFGLAIAVFFDAFIVRMAIVPAVLALLGRKAWGLPKWLDKALPNVDVEGEGLKDMTPPATGDRDGRREPVGA, from the coding sequence GTGGCCACCTTCCTCTACAAACTCGGCCGACTGGCCTTCCGGCGACGGCACTTCGTCACCCTGATCTGGGTGGCGCTGCTCACCCTCGCGGGCGTGGGCGCCGCATCGGCGCCGACCGCCGCGTCCAGCTCCTTCTCGATACCGGGCACGGAGGCCCAGCGGGCCTTCGACCTCCTGGAGCAGCGCGCCCCCGAGGCCAGCGCCGACGGCGCGAGCGCCCGCGTGGTGTTCAAGGCGCCGGACGGCGAGAAGGTCACAGACCCGGCCAACAAGGCCGCGATCAGCAAGACCGTGACCGCGCTCAAGTCCGGCTCGGACCAAGTGGCGCGCGCCGACGACCCGTTCGCGGCCAAGGCGGTCTCCAAGGACGGCACCACGGCGTACGCATCGGTGACGTACAAGGTCACCTCCATGGAGCTGACCGACGACAGCCGGGACGCCCTGGAGAAGACCACCGACAAGGCCCGCACGGGCGGCATGACCGTCGAGGTCGGCGGCGACGCGCTCCAGGCCATGCCGCACACCGGCGCCACGGAGATCATCGGCATCGCGATCGCCGCCGTCGTGCTCGTCATCACCTTCGGCTCGCTCGTGGCGGCCGGGCTTCCGCTGCTCACCGCCCTGATCGGCGTCGGCATCGGCGTCTCCTCGATCACCGCGCTGGCCAGCGCGCTCGACCTCGGCACGACCACGTCGACGCTCGCCATGATGATCGGCCTCGCGGTCGGCATCGACTACGCCCTGTTCATCGTCTCGCGCTACCGCGCCGAACTGGCCGAGGGCCGCGACCGCGAGGACGCGGCGGGCCGGGCCGTCGGCACGGCGGGCTCCGCCGTGGTCTTCGCCGGTCTGACGGTGGTCATCGCGCTCGTCGGCCTCGCGGTCGTCAACATCCCGATGCTCACCAAGATGGGCGTCGCGGCGGCGGGCACGGTCGCCATCGCGGTCCTGATCGCGCTCACCATGATCCCGGCGCTGCTCGGCTACGCGGGCCGCAAGGTCAAGCCCATGGGCGAGAAGGGCAAGCGGTTCGCCCGCCGCGAGGCGAAGGCGGCCGCGCCCGCCAAGGAGAACCTCGGCACCCGCTGGGCCCGCTTCGTGGTCCGCCGCCCGGTCGCCGTCCTGCTGCTCGGCGTGCTCGGCCTCGGCGCCGCCGCCCTGCCGGTCACGAGCCTCGAACTCGGCTTGCCCGACGACGGCTCGCAGCCCACCTCCACCACCCAGCGCAAGGCCTACGACCTCATCGCGGACGGCTTCGGACCCGGCTACAACGGCCCGCTGATGACCGTCACCGACCTCAAGGGCGTCAAGGACCCCAAGGCCGAGGCGGCCGCGGTCGCCAAGAAGGTCGGCGGCCTGGACGACGTGCTCACCGTGAGCCCGCCCGTGCTCAACAAGGCGGGCGACACCGCGATCATCAGCGTCGTGCCGTCCTCCAAACCGAGCGGCACCGAGACCGAGGACCTCGTCCACGCCATCCGCGACGAGGCCGAGACCGTCAAGGCCGACAGCGGCGCCGACGTCATGGTCACCGGCTCCACGGCCATGAACATCGACGTCTCGCAGAAGCTCAACGACGCGCTGCTCCCCTACCTCGCGCTCGTCGTGGGCCTCGCCTTCCTGCTCCTGATCGTCGTCTTCCGCTCGATCCTGGTCCCGCTCAAGGCGGCGCTCGGCTTCCTGCTCTCGGTGCTCGCGGCGCTCGGCGCGGTGGTCGCGGTCTTCCAGTGGGGCTGGCTGGGCTCGCTGTTCGGCGTGGAGCAGACCGGCCCGATCATGAGCATGATGCCGATCTTCATGGTGGGCGTCGTCTTCGGCCTCGCGATGGACTACGAGGTGTTCCTCGTGACCCGCATGCGCGAGGCGTACGTCCACGGGGAGAGCCCGACCGAGGCGATCGTCACCGGCTTCAAGCACGGCGCGCGCGTGGTCTCCGCGGCCGCGGTCATCATGATCGCCGTCTTCGCGGGCTTCATCGGCTCCAGCGAGCAGATGATCAAGATGATCGGCTTCGGCCTCGCGATCGCGGTCTTCTTCGACGCGTTCATCGTGCGCATGGCCATCGTGCCCGCGGTGCTCGCGCTCCTCGGCCGCAAGGCGTGGGGCCTGCCGAAGTGGCTGGACAAGGCGCTGCCGAACGTGGACGTCGAGGGCGAGGGCCTGAAGGACATGACGCCCCCGGCCACCGGCGACCGCGACGGGCGACGGGAGCCCGTGGGCGCCTGA
- a CDS encoding TetR/AcrR family transcriptional regulator, translating to MAEAATARRSRISPERAAELYDAVLDLLREVGYESLTMDAVATRTRSSKATLYRQWGGKPELVARALRHNKPASLADIDTGSLRGDLMRMATLQDDCKMEQDHALMRGLFHAIHGNPELHQALRQLLIEPELTGLDAMLRRAVERGEVTADNPALEYVIHMLVGGFAARELIEERTVDQEFLIKYIDAVILPALGV from the coding sequence ATGGCGGAAGCGGCAACGGCACGGCGCAGCCGGATCTCGCCCGAGCGCGCGGCCGAGCTGTACGACGCCGTGCTCGACCTGCTCCGCGAGGTGGGGTACGAGAGCCTCACCATGGACGCCGTCGCCACCCGCACCCGCTCCAGCAAGGCCACGCTCTACCGTCAGTGGGGCGGCAAGCCGGAGCTCGTCGCACGGGCACTGCGGCACAACAAGCCGGCGTCCCTCGCGGACATCGACACCGGCTCGCTGCGCGGGGACCTCATGCGGATGGCGACCTTGCAGGACGACTGCAAGATGGAGCAGGACCACGCCCTGATGCGCGGCCTGTTCCACGCCATCCACGGCAATCCCGAACTCCACCAGGCGCTGCGCCAGTTGCTCATCGAGCCGGAGCTCACCGGCCTTGACGCGATGCTGCGGCGCGCGGTCGAGCGCGGCGAGGTCACCGCGGACAACCCGGCTCTGGAGTACGTCATCCACATGCTGGTCGGCGGCTTCGCCGCCCGTGAGCTCATCGAGGAGCGCACGGTCGACCAGGAGTTCCTCATCAAGTACATCGACGCCGTGATCCTCCCCGCCCTCGGCGTCTGA